The Nostoc sp. UHCC 0926 nucleotide sequence TTCCCCTGCCCGGAGTCCATGACTGAGAATGTGAACCAGTGCTGTATCCCGTTGATTTGTTTCTCCCAACAATTTCAACGCTGACCAAACCTGTTCCATCTGTTCTGGGGTTAAACTCTGGGCTGGTGGCAGTGGTACTTTTTCCAGTTTTATCCCCAGTGTAGGATTAGTAGCAATGATATCAGGATACGTATAGCACATCCATTTAAAAAAGCTTTTGAGTGCCGCAACTCCTGCATTTATGCTACTTTTTGAAAGCGGTTTACCAGCATCAGTCAGTATTTCATCTCTTAGGTATTCTTTATATAGCGCAAGATGACGTGGACGCAGTTCATGATAATGTAGTTCACTCCAAGCCAAAAACCTTTTGAGTTCACGTTCGTAGAGTTTGCGGCTGTTGGGTGCAAGATTGTTGCTACGTAAAAATTCCAGAACTTTTACCCACCGAATATCGGTTGGTGGTCTTCTAGTTTCTCCTGGCTGTGTGAAATGTAGAGCTTCACAATCAAGGGGAATGAGTTTGATCTCAGGTAAAGAATCTGCGCTGTAGTTCATTCAGTTATATGTAAATTATTGTTTAGTAAGTATTAAATATAACCCTGTATTTATTTGAGACTACTCATCTGGTGGTGAGGTAGTCATGACTTCTACGACGGTACGATCGTGACCGAAGCTTGCCTGCTCCGATGTAGAATAACGCTGCATTCTCCCGTGATGAGGCCCGCCTAAAACCATCGTTTCAAAAAGCAACGGGGGATCTCCAAAAGTGAGATCGAATCCCGAAAAACTAGTTGATACTTTGGCATCCCCAACTATATATAGTTTCGGCAACTAGATGTTGTCCTGAATCTTGTACTGAGTGTAAATAATCTTGCCACTCTGACAATGAATTAACAGCAACAGGGGTATGTCCTACGAGTTTGTAATAAAGCATGATTGACAACTTGTGGCTATCACAACAAAATTTCACCCGATTTTATACAAAATAAAGTAGTCCTTTTACTACCTCATAGCTCTCTATTAACTAATACATCTTCCATCGGAATGGTGGCAAAGATTCTGCGTTTTATATCATGTTTATTTCACAGCAAATCCCGATAATTGACGCATTTTAGGAGTATGAAAACCGATGACAATATCTTGTTTAGGTACACCCATTTCTATCAATTCTAAAGCAATATCTACTTCCGTTGTATTTTGTTGAATCCAAATTTTATTATTTTTGATATCTAGGTGCATTATTGGGCCATAGATCCGTTTTTGATTGTTCCATCCAATGCTAATAATTTGATAATGGTCATACTCTACGTCAAAAATCTGTTCGACCTCTACATCTCCATAACTAGGCTTGTACTCGATATACTTAGTTAATAATTGCCTAACTTTTGTGCGGTATTCATTTAACTTATCCATTGCTCTATTTCCTCAGTCTCAAGGTTATAAATAATTAACTTTAATTTGTTTTCGTTGACTACAGTTTGAATAAAAGGCAAATTAAAAAAATCATTGTAAGTTACCAATGGTACAGCTAAATATAAATTTCTCGAAGGTTCTTCTGCACGTAATGCAGTCCGATAATTAATAAACTGTCCTAGTGCCATGTGAAATTCTGAAATCTTGGATGCACTAACAAAATTTTTGATTTCAACTGCTATTTTTTCTCCAGCTTTTTCCGCAGCAACTAGGAGCTCTGCACCTAAATCAATCTGAACATCAACTCCACCACACCGAATATTTAGCGGGTCATCTGTAACTAACCAACCATCTTTTTCTAGTGCAGACCTCACAATATTGTGGAATAAATCACGAGCCATAGTTTCACAGCAAAGCCACACTAACCTTAATACTGCTCAACACCCTTAGTGGTGTCATTCGCCAGTAAAACATTTAAACATAGATTTCAACTTAGTACTGACTATCGACTCCACGACATAATTTAAGCATATAAAAAAGTTCAACAATTCTAGTCTCTCAAAGCATTGATTTTTCGTGGTTGGGTGCAAGTCCCGTGAAAATAAGTTGAACAATTTGGGACTGGAAAAGGCATCAATCTACCACTTTTTCAACACAGAGACACCAAACTCAAATAAAAAAGTTGAACAATTAGGAGAGTGATGCTAAGAGAATGTGGGCGCGATGGGCTACCCCCGCCGGAGGCGATCGCTCTAGTAATAACGTAGCGTGGGCGCGGTGTACAGGCTCTTTGGAGCGATTTATGGACGGATGCCTGGAGCGGGATAAAGCACCTAACAGAAATTGTTGGACTTTATTATTTATTGTTGAACTTTTTTATTCCTCTACACATAAATCCTTTAAATCTAGACTTTGCTCACATTATGCTTTAAGTTACATTGTAATACAAGACTACAACACAAAATAAGATACCCTTATCTTTTATCCGATATAATCTCCGATTAATACCACTTGCCTTCACATAGCCTTTTGTTCTTTGTTGTGTGTGACTTACACCATAAGTTGTCCGTAACGGACAGTTTATGGTTGAAAATTATCCAAAGTTTGTAGGCGGCAGAAATTGAGACGGTTCGCTAGCAACCAGATCCTCGACATCATCGAACCACATAAACTGCCAAGTCAATTTGTCTCTGCGATGAGAGGAAACATCTCCTATCAACAGATGCTGCCATAAATTTTCTGAGTTTTCTGCCACTACCTGTTGATCAAGGTTTTGGTTGATTCTAAAACCACCTAACCATAAATGACAGCTTGAGCAATATCCTGGGCGAGAACACCTAGTCAACGGTGGAAATTGCTTGTCACAATGAGGACACTGCTCAATCAGAGTTTGATGTTCGTGGTGGGGGCAAAATTTGATTGTGTTGACTAACCACAGCAGTGGATTGTAGATGATTCGATTCTGGGTACGCCAACTGGTGTAACACAATGGACACCAAGCTTGGTACAAGCGCAGAAAACTAAACTCAAAGGTCAAACTTGCCCATTTTAGGGGTGACAAATTAGCTAAATCTCGACGTAAAGTTAACTCTTCAAGAACCTGAATTAGAGTTTTAGCAAAAATACCTCTGATTTCATTTGCAGCTGCTAAAGAGTGGTGAATTCCAAAAAAATTATTAATGATGTCTATGGGACTTGTCTGAGACATTTTTTGCCCCATCAAGGGAAGAATCTGAGACAAAATTAATTGTTCGGTAGTAGTAGAATGATGTTCAGCAAGACGAGCTACATATCCGCTCAAGCTTTCTACGTAGATTGTACCAATGCCAATAGGTTCTAAAGGGAACAACCGACTACGTTGTGGAATAACTGGTTTTTCTAAGTTCCACAACTCGTCATTAGTATAATGATTAACTAACATCTAGATTAATGCCTACAGTATCTCTTTTAGGTTGACGCTTTCCGACACGGCCCCTTTTCACAGGTGGCTGGCTTAAATCTTCAGGTGCTAAAGTTTCGATTTGAGTTTGTATTTGATTTCCTACCTCGCTACGCCAACGCTGTTCTCCAGCTTTTGCCTCTTGTTGAATTTGTTCACGTCGTGCTTTCGAGTACTCGTTATGTTGAATATGCTTCCAACTCAAGGTCAGGGCATTGTCTGCCAACGCAGTTCGTAAAGCTCTTGTTAACCAAGTTTTGAGGATACCAATACAACCCAACGAATAATCCAAAATATATTCGTACTTTTCTACCAGAGATGGTTCTTCAATTAATGGTAAATGCGTTTGGAATGTTTGAAGTATCCGAATAAATTCAGTTACATCTTCTTTGCTATCTGAACAATAACGAGGTAAATGAATGTCCTCACTGCGTCGGCTGACTTGACCACTAAGACGGCAACAGTTTAGCAAATCATAAGTACCAAATAAAATATGTACAGTACCAGTAATATTGGCAATAGATTTTATCCAGTTCATCTGGTGTAGCATTTGCTTCCCACCAGCTAGCATTAATAGGTGTTGAGCTTCGTCTACCATTAGTGCTGTCAGTTGATGATGCCGCATAGCTTGTTCTAAAGCACGACGTACAATATCAGAACTTTTGGAAGCAAAGTATGTGGTGGAAGCAATTGCATGATTTTGGAAATTAGGTTTACTGTTCGTAGTGCTTAAAGTTACTGAAAGCTGTTCCAAAGATTCTAAAACCCTTAAGTAGTAATCCTTGTAATTAAACTTTCCACCTTCTGCTGGAATTGCTTCTATTCCTGCAACTGGAATTTGGCAGGTATTGTGACTCATGGATGTTAATGCCTCTTCCAATAACAGCTTTTCGGCTCGCAGCCTTAAAGTCGTTTTGCCCACACCTGCTGGTCCAACAACAAACAGAACACAAATATCTGTTTGTTGTTGAAGATTGATTAATAAAGCATCTAAAGCTTGCCTTAAACGTAAATGCCCAACTGTAATGCTATGAAAATAGTTCAACCGTTCTGTTGAGGATTTTGTTAGCAATTCTTGTGGAAATGGACGTTGAAAATTCATTACCACAGCTCCTGTTGAGAGTACGGTTGGATTCGCCTGGGATTAATTTCTTGAGCCTCTAATTTATTTGGCAGTGTTAGTTTTTCTGTAATATTATTTTTAATGTCGGCTAAATCTTCTTTAACAACAGATTGTGCTTGTTTCACTATTTTAGAAGACACAATTTGACGAACTCCAGTTGCTGCAAAATCTCGTAATCGTTGTATTTGTAAAGTCTCTTGAGCTTCGGCTGATTCTAGATACTGTGCTAAGTCCTTAGCCTTAATTGTGACTTTCTGGTTGTACTGCTTTTTCTGCTGACGTATTTCAATGCTAGCAAGCCGAATTTCTCGTTCAGAATGTCCTTGTAACGATGAATAATGTTGTGAAATACAACGCACCCAAGCATTTTTGACATAGGCATAAGCCGTACCCACATCCCAGGGATCATATCTAATACGTACTTGGGTTCCTTCAACTTGAGGATGGAGAAAAGAATCATCTATTGACCAGTAGTAAATATGATTAACTTTTACCCCAAGCTTTGGTACAACTTTGGCACTTCCTTTTGGAGTTGATGGCAAAGTAAAAATCTGAAAATTTTCATTATTAACAATTCTTTGACCAAAGCGCATTCCACTTTGAGTTAGCCCCTTTTCAAATGCAACACATGGTGATTGTCCTAGTGCAGGATGTTCTCTCTGATCATAAATTACATAAATATATTCACAAAAATACTCATATATTTCCGGTAACGTCCATACAGCTTGTGCCTTTGGATTATTCGTCTTATTCACTAAGCGAATTTGCTTTGTAATTTGGGTGTTTCCTTTCAGGTTGTAGAAGAATTCAGTATGACTGGTGCCAAAAAAACGTTCAATTATTGAACCAAATCTAGGACTAGCAACAGGGCGTTGTTTCTTTATACAACCAAATGCTGCTAAAAGAGTTTCAAAGTAAATACTGCCAAATTCTACACCGTTATCTACTACCAAAGTCTCTGGTAACCGTCCTAGTCTCTGCACGCAAATTCGTAACACCATCATGCAGGAGCGATAGGACGGCGGGTCAAAAGTTAAATAGATAGCTAAAATACGCCGGGAGAAAGCATCAATCAAAACGGTTGCCCAAGGTCTACCCAAACAACATCCTGTCCTTTGGCAAACTAACTCAATATCTAACTCGGTATGGTCAATGTGACAAATTTCAAAGGGACGACTTCCGTGGCAAGGTGTCGAGAACGTTAATTCATGATAAAACGAGCTTTTTTGGTAAGCTGCCCGATTTCCTTGCCTCTTCCGAGTTTGTCTATGATCTGCTCTACTGTTGATGCGCTTGTAAAACGTAGTACGGCTGGGGCAAGGGTCTGTTTTTCCCGCTTTTTCCCATTCTCTTGCCAGAATACCGTAAGTTGTCAGTTTATTTCTCTGTTTAAAATTCTCGTAATGCTGCTCAATAATTTTATCGATGAACTCCCAAGTTTGATCTGAAAATCGCTCAACACGGTTTCCTTTGTCTTTACGATTTGGCAACAAACCAATGTAACCCCAACCATAGGTTTCCTCTGCGGAATGATATTTGGCTTTCCATCTGCGAATTGTTCGCTCAGACACAGGACTATTGGTTGGCGGATCTTTATGCAGATATGGTTCAATGATTTTCTGGCGGTAGTTAGCTACGGCTAAGTCTTCTGGGCTAGCGCATTTTAGCTGTTCCCAAATTTGAGTTGATTTTACTCCTTGAGCTTCAATGCCAGTAATTTCTTTTTGTGAAATTAGTGTTTCAAAGTCTGTATGGCTTAACCCAATTAGATGATTTTCACCTTGCAAAACAATTTTTTTCTCTCCAATCTGAATTACAGATAAACTTTTTCCATCCCAGAACACGGTTGCACCAACCGCCACATCAATCTGTTGCCCCTTATCAAGGGTGGCAGCAGCCTTTTTAGACATGATTAAGTTATAAGCTTCTGCTACCTGCTGGCTACTAAACAGATGAACTTTTTCTGGTTCACTCAACCCTATGCCTTTCAAGTCTACATATAACTGCTTTGTTGCAATCAAGGCATAAATATCATCTACCCAACTGGTATTTGTTGATAAGAGTAATTGTTTCAGGGTCATCCCCGGATTAGCTGTAACAGATTCAATAATTCTTGTCCTTGCTTCTGGATTAACTATATTCTCTTGGCTCAAGTAAACCCTCAAAAACTGATGGTTGCGGTAAGCAATCCAGTTTATTTCCTGATCTGTACGAAGGTGATAGTAAAGCCCCAATGATTGAACTTTAGTTTCTACCGGTGGAGCCTGCCATTTACCATTTTCGTTTTGTTGATACCTTGTGGGTTGTTTGTGAGTGAGTGTTTTGAGACGTTCGCTAGTTTTCCATTCTTCAAACCCTGCACAGTTATGCCGAATCACTAAGAAATCAGGAATATGACTCGTCACCACCCTACGCCCGCTTTTCGACTCAAATGATATGCTTAGACGAACTGGTTGGTCATAGTACTCCAGAACATCTTCGTCGTTTTCGTACTCTACGATCGCAGGCAATTCTACTTTGTGGGACTCAAACTGAATCGTTTTTCCCATTTTGTGGCTTGGGTAGCTACCACAAACATTTTTCGCCCCGCCACCTACTTTCCTTACAGGCTCCGAACAACGGATTTGCTGTACAAATTCTTTTGTCGTCTCTGGTAAACCGAGCCGATGACACCATTGTTCAAATTCTTGGTCACTGAGCATACAGAAATCTGTAACTTTCGGACTGTTTATGGTTGAATAATGAACTTTCGGTCACTTTATCATTTCCAAACATTACTTTTACTGTTCGGCTACTAAACGTAATAATCCGCTTTTGGACTTCTACTACGGACAACTTATGGTTTCAAAAGCGGACAGCTTATGGTGTAAGTCACATTGTGACTGTAACCATAAGTTTGCCGGGGCGGCACGTTTATGCTTTCAAAACGCCTGGGCAAGTTTAGGTGAAAAATTAGTGTCGGTTCGCAGACTAAATGAAAATTGTCGCGGACTATGTGAAAAATTGTCGCAAACTAATTGAAAATGACCTTGTGTAACCCTTATTCTCTCGTACTATATGGCGATCGCTAATTATAAAAGTATTTCTCCAAAGCCTTATAATGTAATGAGTTGCGACCTTTTATCCTCATTTGGCGGAAAATTTCAATTAGTCTGCGACAAATTTTCACTTAGTCTGCGACAAAACAAGCCAGAAACCTTATTATTCCATTGAGAATTTTTCACTTAGTCTGCGAACCGACATTAGTTTTGATGTATGGGTGGTAGGAAGTTAGAGGGTGTATTGGCAGCCAAATCTTCGACATCATCGAACCACATACACTGCCACAGAGGTTTATTGTTTTGATTAGAGAGCGGAGCTATCAATTGTTGCCGCCAAAAGTCTTCGCTGTCAGTTTCTTCATTAACTACTTGATTAAGTTGCAGTCCACCTAACCATAGATGACAGATTGAGCAATATCCTGGACGAGAATACCTTGATAATGGTGGAAACTCTTGCTGGCAGTGAGGGCATTGCTCAATCAGTGACTGATGCTCATGGTGAGGGCATTCCTTGATTGTGTTGACTAACCACAGTAGTGGATTGTAAATTACTCGATTATTGGTACTCCAGGTGTCATAGCATACTGGGCACCAAGCTTGATGTAAGCGCAGAATGCTAAACTCGAAAAAAATACTTGCCCACTTCAATGGCCACAGACAAGATAAATCTTGACGCTGGGTCAATTCTTCTAGAACTTGAATTAGCGCTCTTTTATGTCTCTGGTGAGAGAAAAATGCTTTGATTTGCTGAGACTCTTGAAATTCCTTGAAGGCTGTGAACAATACAGGCGCTGCTATGTCGGAAATATTGGGAAGTAATCAAATATATCTGTGAAAAAACCAAGGCATGGCATAGATTAGAGGTAACATGATTTAGCCACAAAATCATGTTGAACGTGAATAAAAAAACTACTAAAAAAGCCTTAAACCCTAGCTGGGGAGGGTATAGAGAAAAATCTGGCAGAAAATCTACATGGAATCATAAACAAACGAGTACAATCCGTATACCAAAAGCTTTTGAGCAAGAATTAATGAGGTATGCACGATATTTAGACACAGGATTCATACTTGATAATGAAACAGAATCAATTGATTGGGAGGATGATTTTGTGACTGAACCAAAATTGACTGTTCTAGATACAATTAGCGACGAGTTTGAATATGAAACAAAGTCAAGTTTAGAAGCAATAAATGCGCCCAGCATTACTGACCGACTTGAAACAGTAACAGAATCAAGTTTCAAGGCTCAACCCATGCCATCGTTCATGGATGCAATATTTTTAGCCAGAGAGATTGTTCAGCAAAAAAAGTGTGCGCGAATATCTCTAGCTAGATTCATATCTAAGTGTTATTTGACACCAGTCAATAGCGAATCTTTGAAAAGTTATCCTTGATCGATCTCATGGTTTATCCCGAATCCACGGTTATATAACCTTGAAACTGATTCATTATTTTTATCAGCTTCTGGAATACTAACTGGAAGTTAGTATTAACAAAAACGGCTAACCACGGTTTGATTAGATTCCAGAATATATATGGTTGAATAATTAATCTTAATTTGTTCAAAGTGGACTTCCATCCTAAACTGAAATCCCACCATATATGGTTACTAAAATCTGCTGGTTCTCTTGAAAATTGCGGTGATATTGCTTCATTTTTGCTTTCGCTTTCAGATTTATTTCTAGCTTGAGCCTGTAAACTCACTAAAAAATAGGCGCTCATAACTAGCTCCCACCATTTTTCTATTTGCTGATAATTCGTAAGTCTAAAATCAGCCCATCCCAACTCATTCTTCCCTTGTTTAAAGGCATATTCCACCCAATTACGAAATCCATAAAGATTTCCTAATTTAACAGCCATATCACTTTTCAAATCGGTTTTTACATACCATGTCTGATTTTTTGGTAGATTATTTGGGTCAGTAGTGATTCGCCAATATGTTATCAGTCTAGATTCGCTTTCATTTATCTGTTGTATATATCTTTTTTCTGACTTTCCATCACTAAATTTCCGCTCAAACTCTTGCCACACCCCATACTTAGCCTCTTGGTCTGGCAAGCTAAACTCTCGATGATTACTTCTTATCGCTAATAAATAATGTTTTTCGTACTTGCATAACACAGCAATAAATGTTGGACTTTCTCCATAAAGACTATCCGCTAAAACCAAATCAAAATTAAATCCAATTTTGAGCAATGCCTCAATTATTTCGACTGCCAATTGAGGTTTAGTTTTATAGACTCCTCCTACTTCGAGTCTTTTTCGTGGTTTATATATTAAAAATATTAAAGGAAAAGTCAAGTCTCCTAATACTCCATAAGCATTAACTGAGACAATTCCATTATCAACTTTTCCCAAGTTGCCAATATATTGTCTCGCAACGTAATCTGTGTGCTTCCCTTTCTTTTTATCTCCAGTTTCATCAATTACTAACTTAAATGAACGTCCCTCTAACATTAAGAGAGTTAGTTCTAAACGCCTGTCTCGTAAAGCAACTACTGACCAAGGTGAATTCGTCAGGAAGTTTTGCAGTGGTTGTGCATCGTGTAAACCAACTGCCTTAGCTATTTCTGGTAAAGATTTACGCTTTATCTCAGATAACATTCCAGCGTGAAGATGTTTAAAATTCTCAAATGTCCTCACTTCTGGAAACAAATCTCTATAGACATCGCAGTACTGATCTACCACGGTGATCGTGGAGGTAGCCGTTCTTGAACCCAATTAAATACCCTTGCTAAGTTAAACTCTTAGTAATTAATTATACTCTAATGAGAGTAATAAAAGAGCGTTAAGTATGCGAATAACTTAACAAGTCAACCACAGCCACGCATTGAAACCTTTGCGAATACTTCAGTGGTGAATCGGAATGGATTGAAACCGCCAGGAGCAGTTGTTGGCCCAGATGACCGAGGGTTATGGTGGCCTACTTTACCGCCGCGACCAAGTGTTGATGAAGTTGAACAAACTTCCTTCAATGACTTCAACTCCATTTGCAGAGGAGAAAGAAGAAGATTCTTCAGGAGAAACATTCAGCCTTGATTTTGATTTGTAACCGTCAAAGGAAGTTGGCAATGATGAAGAGTGCTGAGTTCCAAGTGCTGTACATGGATAGCGGGGCGTTTAGCCCGTGCTGAGTTGAAAGACCGCCCACCAAAAGCGGGTATCAACCTTCTCTCTATAAGAAGATTCCGCTTGACTTCGGGCGGGGCTTTTACCGTAGTGCGGAAGTACTGAGTAATTCTTAAATTTACTCGCTTGCCGAGGCACTCAGCACTGAGTGGGTAAAGAAGGGGAATTAGCCTGTGCCATTCCATCAGTGAGAGCTAATTCATCAGCGATCGCTTTGCGAAAAAGAAAGTGAAAATTCTTGAACCGATACATCCAGATGAATCAAAAACAATTAGAAGACTCCATTTTGGAAGCTGTCTCTGACGCGATTGGGAGAGAATGGACAATTGAAGAAAAGCACTTCATTGAGAACAATTCCGAATTGCAAAGTTACCTAAAAGAGTGGCTAAATAATTCCTTGAGTGATACTTGTTGGCATCCAGACAACTATAAATTAGTCCAAGACTTAAATACCCCTTCAAACTTCAGTCCCCCCACGATGTTGGAAAATGAAGAAATTCACATTCCTTTTTAAAACCTTTCGTATTTGCTTCGTACTTGATTACGAGCCTTGAGATCAAAGAATAAGCTTTTAAGTCCACAAAAATTAGTAAGTCTTGTGCTTAATAAGCGGGTATTCATTCCAACTAACGATAAAGCACCGTCAATTTGTAAGAATTCAGGAGTAAGAATTCAGAATAGTTAAACAATCAAATAAAGACTTGATAAATAAATATCCTAGTTTTAATAAACTTCTTAGATATTCTGGCTTCTGACTCCTGGGTGCTGAATTCTTACAATCTATCTTTGTAAGTCTATTTGTTGTGTTTGAGATTTAGCTAATATTTTATCAATTTGAGTATTGACATCCTCAAAAGTTTGCAATATCTGTGGAGTTAGTTTATTAGTCTGCACCTGACCAGATTGCAAGTTTAAAATTACCTCCCCATTTTTCTGCGAAATAGTTAAATCTCTCTGCTGGGTATTGAAAGCCAAGTCATAAATCTTTCCTAGAACTTGAGTACCATTTTCATCAGACTTACCCCAGACCATGCCAATCCTTTGAGCAATTTGAGTCAATCGACTGATGACTTCAAGCTCAATTTTATCTTTCTTCATTACTGTCAACGCTTCGGCTGATAATTGCTCACCAGCTTTAAACCCATTTGCCACTTCTACAATGCGCTTTTTGTAATTTTCCGACTTCCCTAACTTATCTGCGGTATTATACCAATTTCTCAAGTCATCAATAGTAACTGATTGAGGTTGGACTTCTTGATTGGGTGCGGCTCTGTTTTGTGGTTCAGGAAACGGGACTATTTTACCGTCTACATAATCCCCCAAGGGTTCAAGATGTAGTCCCCAGACCTGCTCTTTTTCGGTAAACAGTTCTGGTAATGCTTTGGGTGAGTGCTTTTCCATATCAGCCCACTGCTGTTGATAAACAGGGTCAGCAATCATATCAGGTGTAATTTGATACTGTTTCCCGACTCGAAAGGCGATTTGTTTATCAATGCCTGTAGCTAGAGCAATATCACCCTGTTTAAATCCATACTGTTTGTAAGCAGGGTAAGCTCTAGTGGTATGAGTCCGACCATATCCTCTCATCGCATCAATGCAAGTATCCACGGGTAAAAGATTGGTGTCACCATGCATCATTAATGGGTAGTTCATGGGAATCGGCAAGCCTTTGATGCCTGAAGGGGCGACATTTTGAATATCTTGAGGTGGAGTGGAATGTCGGCTTTGCAAAGGCTGCGATTGTGCTGTTTGTT carries:
- a CDS encoding ATP-binding protein yields the protein MNFQRPFPQELLTKSSTERLNYFHSITVGHLRLRQALDALLINLQQQTDICVLFVVGPAGVGKTTLRLRAEKLLLEEALTSMSHNTCQIPVAGIEAIPAEGGKFNYKDYYLRVLESLEQLSVTLSTTNSKPNFQNHAIASTTYFASKSSDIVRRALEQAMRHHQLTALMVDEAQHLLMLAGGKQMLHQMNWIKSIANITGTVHILFGTYDLLNCCRLSGQVSRRSEDIHLPRYCSDSKEDVTEFIRILQTFQTHLPLIEEPSLVEKYEYILDYSLGCIGILKTWLTRALRTALADNALTLSWKHIQHNEYSKARREQIQQEAKAGEQRWRSEVGNQIQTQIETLAPEDLSQPPVKRGRVGKRQPKRDTVGINLDVS
- a CDS encoding XisI protein, translated to MDKLNEYRTKVRQLLTKYIEYKPSYGDVEVEQIFDVEYDHYQIISIGWNNQKRIYGPIMHLDIKNNKIWIQQNTTEVDIALELIEMGVPKQDIVIGFHTPKMRQLSGFAVK
- a CDS encoding TniQ family protein, whose product is MLVNHYTNDELWNLEKPVIPQRSRLFPLEPIGIGTIYVESLSGYVARLAEHHSTTTEQLILSQILPLMGQKMSQTSPIDIINNFFGIHHSLAAANEIRGIFAKTLIQVLEELTLRRDLANLSPLKWASLTFEFSFLRLYQAWCPLCYTSWRTQNRIIYNPLLWLVNTIKFCPHHEHQTLIEQCPHCDKQFPPLTRCSRPGYCSSCHLWLGGFRINQNLDQQVVAENSENLWQHLLIGDVSSHRRDKLTWQFMWFDDVEDLVASEPSQFLPPTNFG
- a CDS encoding IS701 family transposase, translating into MGSRTATSTITVVDQYCDVYRDLFPEVRTFENFKHLHAGMLSEIKRKSLPEIAKAVGLHDAQPLQNFLTNSPWSVVALRDRRLELTLLMLEGRSFKLVIDETGDKKKGKHTDYVARQYIGNLGKVDNGIVSVNAYGVLGDLTFPLIFLIYKPRKRLEVGGVYKTKPQLAVEIIEALLKIGFNFDLVLADSLYGESPTFIAVLCKYEKHYLLAIRSNHREFSLPDQEAKYGVWQEFERKFSDGKSEKRYIQQINESESRLITYWRITTDPNNLPKNQTWYVKTDLKSDMAVKLGNLYGFRNWVEYAFKQGKNELGWADFRLTNYQQIEKWWELVMSAYFLVSLQAQARNKSESESKNEAISPQFSREPADFSNHIWWDFSLGWKSTLNKLRLIIQPYIFWNLIKPWLAVFVNTNFQLVFQKLIKIMNQFQGYITVDSG
- a CDS encoding tyrosine-type recombinase/integrase, translating into MNYSADSLPEIKLIPLDCEALHFTQPGETRRPPTDIRWVKVLEFLRSNNLAPNSRKLYERELKRFLAWSELHYHELRPRHLALYKEYLRDEILTDAGKPLSKSSINAGVAALKSFFKWMCYTYPDIIATNPTLGIKLEKVPLPPAQSLTPEQMEQVWSALKLLGETNQRDTALVHILSHGLRAGEVVQLNVGSFDGKLLFLPDTKTNEPRLVPLRKESRDVLVEYLQLREQQGEVLNSDSPLMISHHASYKGERLSYHGIYFAVEKIGEIAHIEDLHPHSFRHTYATDLLLLGVDPSHARNSYLAPGNLNVNSLTKCQFSQAFNVL
- a CDS encoding element excision factor XisH family protein; its protein translation is MARDLFHNIVRSALEKDGWLVTDDPLNIRCGGVDVQIDLGAELLVAAEKAGEKIAVEIKNFVSASKISEFHMALGQFINYRTALRAEEPSRNLYLAVPLVTYNDFFNLPFIQTVVNENKLKLIIYNLETEEIEQWIS
- a CDS encoding TnsA endonuclease N-terminal domain-containing protein; translation: MLSDQEFEQWCHRLGLPETTKEFVQQIRCSEPVRKVGGGAKNVCGSYPSHKMGKTIQFESHKVELPAIVEYENDEDVLEYYDQPVRLSISFESKSGRRVVTSHIPDFLVIRHNCAGFEEWKTSERLKTLTHKQPTRYQQNENGKWQAPPVETKVQSLGLYYHLRTDQEINWIAYRNHQFLRVYLSQENIVNPEARTRIIESVTANPGMTLKQLLLSTNTSWVDDIYALIATKQLYVDLKGIGLSEPEKVHLFSSQQVAEAYNLIMSKKAAATLDKGQQIDVAVGATVFWDGKSLSVIQIGEKKIVLQGENHLIGLSHTDFETLISQKEITGIEAQGVKSTQIWEQLKCASPEDLAVANYRQKIIEPYLHKDPPTNSPVSERTIRRWKAKYHSAEETYGWGYIGLLPNRKDKGNRVERFSDQTWEFIDKIIEQHYENFKQRNKLTTYGILAREWEKAGKTDPCPSRTTFYKRINSRADHRQTRKRQGNRAAYQKSSFYHELTFSTPCHGSRPFEICHIDHTELDIELVCQRTGCCLGRPWATVLIDAFSRRILAIYLTFDPPSYRSCMMVLRICVQRLGRLPETLVVDNGVEFGSIYFETLLAAFGCIKKQRPVASPRFGSIIERFFGTSHTEFFYNLKGNTQITKQIRLVNKTNNPKAQAVWTLPEIYEYFCEYIYVIYDQREHPALGQSPCVAFEKGLTQSGMRFGQRIVNNENFQIFTLPSTPKGSAKVVPKLGVKVNHIYYWSIDDSFLHPQVEGTQVRIRYDPWDVGTAYAYVKNAWVRCISQHYSSLQGHSEREIRLASIEIRQQKKQYNQKVTIKAKDLAQYLESAEAQETLQIQRLRDFAATGVRQIVSSKIVKQAQSVVKEDLADIKNNITEKLTLPNKLEAQEINPRRIQPYSQQELW